A section of the Jaculus jaculus isolate mJacJac1 chromosome 6, mJacJac1.mat.Y.cur, whole genome shotgun sequence genome encodes:
- the Vamp8 gene encoding vesicle-associated membrane protein 8, whose amino-acid sequence MEEAGGSAGNDRVRNLQSEVEGVKNIMTQNVERILARGENLDHLRNKTEDLEATSEHFKTTSQKVARKFWWKNVKMIVLICVIVFIIILLVVLLATGAIPT is encoded by the exons ATG GAGGAGGCCGGCGGAAGCGCAGGAAATGACCGCGTGCGGAATCTGCAGAGTGAGGTGGAGGGCGTCAAGAATATTATGACCCAGAATGTGGAGCGGATTCTGGCTCGTGGGGAGAACTTGGACCATCTCCGCAACAAGACAGAAGATTTGGAAGCTACG TCTGAGCACTTCAAGACAACGTCACAAAAGGTGGCCCGGAAGTTCTGGTGGAAGAATGTGAAGATGATTGTCCTCATCTGTGTGATTGTTTTTATCATCATCCTCCTTGTGGTGCTCCTTGCCACTGGTGCCATCCCCACTTAG